A region from the Rhizoctonia solani chromosome 13, complete sequence genome encodes:
- a CDS encoding ABC-2 type transporter encodes MTPKGSPRDLVSEKGPYLHEIPIDEDHDGKTTHSSGASVLSFNMDRNRKDKRGLTFREAPVPRPPTLSRTKTIQIPQSRPKPNHAYLYHLFDPVIEGLLWDYMREVLIVVMMLVVLMWAALPLYWGSLAPGLSHAPNFKAWVVDFDGGPLGALVTESVINSTKVGNRHLDWEVKPASQFSSMQNLAQQVLEEKAWAAITINPGASSTLYIARAYGDYTYDQTTAVTLYIEQARNENAVGQLITPIATELLDKTLREFNARDIAAYIRAIRAHPDAVETSLESPSALAGAWWKTINLRPWNAAVASPMTIIGQIYLTLFAFMLTVMSHRARQRLEAQLTYKSLVMLRIGLPLLAYIPISTSYAMLGLFFRAPFDAKFHSGAGFFVYVAYAYMDICALGLACEAAMSILRPDHMTLFLVSWLVVNISTPIEPPEMQARWYRYAYGMPFYNHASAVRTILFDTKNLLGRNAGVLFGWIGLSVVTISLLVWIKRKLTAKADQLRGLAYDVDRPQEVIWSAEYV; translated from the exons ATGACTCCCAAAGGCTCCCCAAGAGACCTAGTATCCGAAAAAGGGCCATACCTCCACGAGATCCCAATTGACGAGGACCACGACGGAAAGACCACTCATTCCTCGGGAGCCTCTGTCCTCAGCTTTAATATGGATCGAAATCGAAAAGACAAAagaggcttgaccttccGTGAAGCTCCTGTTCCTAGGCCCCCAACTCTCAGCAGAACAAAAACAATTCAAATACCACAGTCGAGACCAAAACCGAACCACGCATATTTATATCATC TTTTTGACCCTGTCATTGAGGGCTTGTTATGGGACTACATGCGTGAAGTTTTGATCGTAGTCATGATGCTCGTAGTTCTCATGTGGGCAGCACTGCCTCTATATTGGGGCTCATTGGCACCTGGCCTCTCCCACGCCCCTAACTTCAAAGCCTGGGTCGTTGACTTTGATGGGGGTCCGTTGGGGGCTTTGGTCACAGAAAGCGTGATTAATTCAACCAAG GTCGGAAATAGGCATCTTGACTGGGAGGTGAAGCCAGCTAGTCAGTTCAGTTCAATGCAAAATCTCGCTCAGCAGGTTCTAGAAGAAAAGGCTTGGGCTGCAATCACTA TCAATCCGGGTGCATCTTCTACACTTTATATCGCTCGAGCATATGGCGACTACACTTATGATCAAACAACGGCAGTTACCTTATATATTGAGCAGGCCAGAAACGAGAATGCGGTTGGGCAGCTGATCACACCGATCGCCACTGAATTGTTGGACAAG ACGCTGCGAGAGTTTAACGCGAGGGATATTGCAGCATACATTCGTGCCATAAGGGCTCATCCTGATGCAGTCGAAACCTCTCTTGAATCCCCCTCGGCACTAGCTGGCGCGTGGTGGAAGACCATTAATTTGAGGCCATGGAA TGCGGCCGTAGCATCGCCCATGACAATAATAGGGCAAATCTATTTGACACTTTTCGC GTTCATGCTT ACTGTAATGTCCCATCGGGCGCGTCAACGACTCGAAGCCCAATTGACCTACAAGTCCTTGGTAATGCTTCGCATTGGGCTTCCATTACTGGCGTATATCCCAATCAGCACATCGTATGCTATGCTCGGACTTTTCTTCCGTGCACCTTTTGATGCCAA GTTTCACTCGGGGGCCGGATTCTTTGTTTATGTAGCATATGCttatatggatatatgcgcacttGGTCTGGCATGCGAAGCTGCCATGTCCATCTTGCGGCCGGACCACATGACCTTATTTCTAGTTTCTTGG CTCGTCGTTAACATCAGCACACCCATCGAGCCACCTGAGATGCAAGCACGATGGTATAGATACGCCTATGGAATGCCGTTCTA CAACCATGCTTCGGCGGTCCGGACAATTTTATTCGATACAAAAAACCTACTGGGTCGAAATGCTGGTGTTTTGTTTGGTTGGATCGGACTTTCTGTGGTCACCATATCTTTGCTGGTATGGATCAAACGAAAGCTTACAGCAAAGGCAGACCAACTTCGAGGACTGGCTTACGATGTTGACAGACCACAAGAAGTGATTTGGTCTGCTGAGTATGTTTGA
- a CDS encoding cytochrome P450 family protein produces MLVDATQHFNVHYCTAAGALLIAYYATPYLLDPHDYRRRFSGPWVASFTNRWLSKDFSSGHHCDTLVRLHEKYGKFARIGPNHISIADPEALEAVYGHSNGLLKSEFYETFNPGSERDVFNVRDRADHTLKRKRIANIFSPQSILAFEPRVKEHLQQFCAQLDMRCEQSLKNTSGFNWSAKGGRAVLNFPPQLAYLTFDIISDLALGVPFRMVERQKDSTPASLASTSCSGSRALPTWIQKLLLFGTPFNIPALITLRDFRNTTKAAVDARINRMKNDGQEDEERGADLMDRLFEIKNPDGSPLSREDIDAQAFLVFSAGSDTTANSLSGLSYYIASNPRARKKLQEELDSALSSSVEFDDDQVAHTVPSCEQIKNLPYLNACVKEGLRLYSTLGLGLPRVVPPGKTLTIAGETFNAGSVISVPSYLTNRSSVWGSDPEAYRPERWIEDTTGSLNKYFAAFSFGPRYDVELASPSTKLSIKEGIVRESTRCELSLKRRV; encoded by the exons ATGCTCGTCGACGCTACCCAGCACTTCAACGTTCATTATTGCACCGCAGCAGGAGCTCTCCTG ATAGCATACTATGCTACCCCTTATTTACTGGACCCGCACGATTACCGACGCCGGTTCTCTGGACCATGGGTTGCATCGTTTACCAATCGGTGGCTTTCAAAGGACTTTAGCTCTGGCCATCATTGCGATACCCTCGTTCGGCTTCACGAGAAATATG GAAAGTTTGCGAGAATCGGCCCCAATCACATCAGTATCGCGGACCCTGAGGCTTTGGAA GCTGTCTACGGGCACTCAAACGGGCTGCTCAAATCTGAGTTTTATGAAACTTTCAACCCTGGTAGTGAGAGGGATGTATTCAACGTCCGAGATAGAGCTGATCACACCC TAAAACGTAAACGTATTGCAAACATCTTCAGCCCCCAGAGCATTTTAGCCTTTGAGCCTCGTGTCAAGGAGCACCTCCAACAGTTCTGCGCACAGTTGGATATGCGATGTGAACAATCTCTCAAGAATACTTCTGGCTTCAACTGGAGCGCCAAGGGTGGCCGAGCAGTTCTCAACTTTCCTCCGC AGCTAGCATATCTCACCTTCGACATCATCAGCGATTTGGCTCTTGGGGTCCCTTTTAGAATGGTAGAAAGACAGAAGGACTCAACTCCCGCATCTTTAGC GAGCACAAGCTGCAGTGGCTCTCGGGCCTTACCCACCTGGATCCAGAAATTGCTCCTTTTCGGTACTCCGTTTAACATCCCGGCCCTTATCACTCTCCGCGACTTCAGGAATACCACCAAAGCTGCAGTTGATGCGCGCATTAATAGAATGAAGAATGATGGGCAAGAAGATGAAGAGCGCGGAGCTGACCTGATGGATAGACTCTTTGAGATCAAGAACCCCGACGGCTCGCCTTTGTCAAGAGAGGATATTGATGCTCAAGCTTTCTTAGTATTCAGCGCAGGAAGTGATACGACTGCAAA TTCGCTAAGTGGCCTATCTTATTACATCGCTTCGAACCCCCGGGCCCGAAAGAAGCTACAGGAGGAGCTTGATTCGGCTCTTTCATCATCGGTAGAGTTTGACGACGACCAAGTCGCTCACACAGTCCCTAGCTGTGAGCAGATCAAGAACCTTCCGTACCTCAACGCATGTGTGAAAGAAGGCCTGCGACTTTACTCCACCTTGGGTCTCGGGCTCCCGCGAGTTGTGCCACCAGGCAAGACTCTGACGATTGCTGGGGAGACCTTCAACGCCGGAAGCGTCATCAGCGTACCCTCGTATTTAACCAATAGATCCAGCGTGTGGGGGTCCGATCCCGAGGCTTACAGGCCGGAAAGGTGGATAGAAGACACCACTGGGTCTCTGAACAAGTACTTTGCTGCATTTTCATTTGGGCCTCG ATACGACGTTGAGCTCGCTAGTCCTAGCACCAAG CTTTCGATCAAGGAAGGGATAGTCAGAGAATCGACTCGTTGCGAGCTTTCACTCAAGCGACGGGTCTAA
- a CDS encoding phytanoyl-CoA dioxygenase, translating to MSENSSSVLTPEQVAKFYKDGYLILPGFIPKDETAALLSRAKQLIAEFSLEGHPMTRFTTGEEDDPTQSKKHVGDEYFLASGDKIRFFLEDDAFDAQGNLVKPKEKSVNKIGHGLHELDAVFHKFTMENEKLRQLARDLAFHQDPEVLQSMVICKQPEIGGKVPEHNDSTFLYTDPPSALGFWFALEPCTEFNGALSFLAGSHWSTPINKRFVRLPEGGTGFTNIETPITPLDLQNQPSERSTNTSTAEGDYVLETCDAGTLVLIHGSVLHKSERNTSQNTRFAYTFHMIESAPKARYDERNWLQPTETMPFSKLYGTQAVH from the exons ATGTCGGAAAATTCTTCATCCGTGCTTACTCCAGAGCAAGTAGCAAAG TTCTACAAGGATGG ATATCTTATACTACCAGGGTTCATCCCCAAAGACGAGACCGCCGCACTTTTATCGCGTGCCAAACAATTGATCGCTGAATTCTCGCTTGAGGGTCATCCTATG ACCCGCTTTACCACCGGGGAAGAGGACGACCCAACCCAGTCCAAGAAGCATGTTGGAGACGAATACTTCCTTGCGAGTGGCGACAAGATCCGATTCTTTCTCGAGGATGATGCTTTTGATGCGCAAGGCAATCTCGTGAAACCAAAGGAGAAGAGTGTCAACAAGATCGGGCACG GGCTACACGAGCTTGATGCTGTGTTCCATAAATTTACCATGGAGAATGAGAAATTGAGGCAACTCGCTCGCGATTTAGCATTCCATCAAGATCCGGAGG TCTTACAAAGTATGGTAATCTGTAAGCAACCAGAGATTGGTGGAAAAGTGCCAGAACACAATGACTC CACATTCTTATATACCGACCCGCCGTCGGCGCTCGGATTTTGGTTCGCTCTAGAGCCATGTACCGAATTTAACGGTGCCTTATCGTTCCTCGCCGGGTCCCATTGGTCAACTCCCATCAATAAGCGCTTCGTCCGTCTGCCTGAAGGTGGTACCGGCTTTACCAATATTGAAACTCCCATTACACCCTTGGATCTTCAGAACCAACCATCCGAGCGATCAACTAATACCAGTACCGCTGAAGGAGATTACGTCCTCGAGACATGTGACGCAG GAACTTTGGTTCTGATTCATGGTTCTGTTTTACATAAATCTGAGAGAAACACCTCTCAGAATACTCGTTTTGCTTATACTTTCCATATGATCGAAAGCGCCCCCAAGGCACGCTATGATGAGCGTAATTGGTTGCAGCCAACCGAGACCATGCCATTCTCGAAGTTGTATGGCACTCAGGCGGTCCATTAA
- a CDS encoding pre-mRNA polyadenylation factor PF I, YSH1-component related protein — translation MLGAGQEVGRSCCVIKYRGKTVVCDAGVHPAHSGLASLPFVDELDWSTVDAILVTHFHLDHAASLTYVMEKTNFKEGKGKVYMTHPTKAVYKYIMQDFVRMATAGNESLYTPLDVSLSLSHIIPISAHQLISPTPGLSFTPYHAGHVLGACMFLIDIAGLQILYTGDYSREEDRHLVRAELPPIRPDLLIVESTYGVQGHEARESREARFTSSVHTIVKRGGHVLLPVFALGRAQELLLILDEYWAAHPELHGVPVYYASNLARKCMAVYQTYIHTMNSHIRSRFARKDNPFVFKHISHLPATRGWERKIAEAGPCVILASPGFMSSGPSRELLELWAPDAKNGVIITGYSIEGTMARDIILEPDEIKPYRSDGPDGNKMIPRRLSVEYISFSAHVDGPQNTEFIEAVGARHVILVHGEQTAMGRLRGSLQARYKDRDEDVKVHAPKNLETLKLSFRGERVAKAIGSLATPLPSVGSTLSGLLISKDYSYTLLSTKDLRDFTGLSLSTVTQKQRVPLTVGWALVRYHLEGMFGTVKEGQDEEGLPVLRVMNAVDVKLASEQELVLEWISGSSSDMIADAAVALHAQRTFIDYSTVTSHPHSHPHSHDPTTTDPEKHSAERLQHVVEFLEAHFGDVEFVDPSQQGDVSMSETADTKTEMEVESKPEAGDAKPENVDEETKDLDMDDAEGDQDYKRPNRMPIPLGPHLLVKVDNYEARVSIPSMAVSCDYDPLRRRVNAVLEMAVATIDTLADSYEVTGQNEVSVQAIREDTKEMMIESSA, via the exons ATGCTTGGCGCCGGTCAAGAGGTCGGTCGTTCTTGCTGTGTAATAAAGTATCGTGGTAAAACTGTTGTGTGTGACGCGGGTGTGCATCCTGCCCATTCGGGTCTCGCAAGTTTACCGTTTGTGGACGAATTGGATTGGAGTACTGTAGATGCGATATTGGTTACTCA CTTTCATTTAGATCATGCGGCTAGTTTGACGTACGTCATGGAAAAA ACGAATTTTaaagaaggaaaaggaaaggtCTACATGACACACCCGACTAAGGCCGTATACAAGTACATTATGCAAGATTTTGTTCGCATGGC TACTGCCGGGAACGAATCTCTTTATACTCCACTGGACGTCTCACTCTCCCTCTCGCACATCATCCCCATCTCGGCTCACCAACTCATCTCTCCCACCCCTGGATTGTCCTTTACACCCTACCACGCAGGTCACGTTCTAGGCGCATGCATGTTCCTGATCGACATTGCAGGCCTCCAAATCCTCTACACGGGCGACTACTCCCGAGAAGAAGACCGCCACCTCGTCCGCGCCGAACTCCCACCCATCCGCCCGGACCTGCTCATCGTCGAAAGCACGTACGGAGTCCAAGGCCACGAAGCCCGCGAATCTCGCGAGGCGCGGTTCACATCGAGCGTGCACACGATCGTGAAACGCGGTGGACACGTGTTGCTTCCTGTCTTTGCGCTCGGGCGCGCTCAGGAATTGTTGTTGATCTTGGACGAGTACTGGGCCGCGCATCCCGAGTTGCATGGTGTCCCGGTTTACTACGCGAGTAATTTGGCGAGAAAGTGTATGGCGGTGTATCAGACTTATATTCATACCATGAACTCGCATATTCGCTCGAGGTTCGCAAGAAAGGATAATCCATTTGTGTTCAA GCATATCTCGCATTTACCCGCCACTCGTGGATGGGAACGTAAAATCGCTGAAGCAGGCCCGTGTGTAATTCTAGCCTCGCCCGGATTCATGAGCAGCGGACCCAGTCGCGAACTCCTCGAACTCTGGGCTCCAGACGCCAAGAACGGAGTGATTATTACTGGGTACTCGATAGAAGGAACCATGGCAAGG GATATTATTCTCGAACCGGACGAGATCAAGCCATACCGTTCGGATGGACCTGACGGGAATAAAATGATTCCGCGTAGGTTATCGGTTGAGTATATATCTTTCAGCGCGCATGTCGATGGACCTCAGAATACGGAGTTTATCGAGGCTGTCGGAGCGAGGCATGTA ATCCTCGTGCACGGCGAACAAACTGCCATGGGCCGTCTGCGTGGATCATTGCAAGCCCGATACAAGGACAGGGACGAAGATGTCAAGGTCCATGCTCCCAAAAATCTAGAAACTCTGAAACTCAGTTTCAGAGGCGAACGAGTAGCCAAG GCCATTGGTAGCTTGGCAACCCCTCTTCCATCAGTGGGATCCACGCTCTCGGGACTCCTTATCTCAAAAGATTACTCTTACACGCTCTTGTCCACGAAAGACCTTCGCGATTTTACGGGTCTGTCGTTGAGTACTGTTACCCAGAAACAGCGCGTCCCGCTTACCGTCGGATGGGCTCTTGTCCGATATCACTTGGAGGGAATGTTTGGAACCGTTAAAGAGGGACAGGATGAGGAAGGTTTACCTGTCCTACGG GTCATGAACGCAGTTGATGTCAAGCTCGCTTCCGAACAAGAACTCGTGCTCGAATGGATTTCGGGCTCAAGTAGCGACATGATTGCGGACGCTGCTGTTGCACTT CATGCGCAAAGAACATTTATTGACTATTCGACAGTGACTTCACACCCTCATTCGCACCCTCATTCTCACGACCCAACAACTACCGACCCCGAGAAGCACTCTGCAGAACGTCTTCAGCATGTTGTTGAATTTTTGGAGGCACACTTTGGAGATGTTGAATTTGTGGATCCTAGTCAACAAGGAGATGTCAGTATGAGCGAGACAGCGGACACAAAGACCGAAATGGAGGTTGAATCGAAACCCGAAGCCGGCGACGCAAAGCCCGAGAACGTAGACGAAGAAACCAAGGACCTTGACATGGACGATGCCGAAGGTGACCAAGATTATAAAAGGCCTAACAGAATGCCTATCCCCTTGGGTCCTCACTTGCTAGTCAAAGTCGACAACTATGAAGCGCGCGTTAGCATTCCTTCTATG GCCGTGTCATGCGACTACGATCCCCTCCGTCGCCGGGTTAACGCTGTTTTAGAGATGGCTGTTGCTACCATAGATACTCTGGCCGACTCTTATGAAGTCACCGGACAGAATGAGGTTTCTGTACAGGCAATTAGAGAAGACACGAAAGAGATGATGATCGAATCGAGTGCTTAA
- a CDS encoding start domain-containing protein, with translation MRIHLDHSRVASHLVVIGFQGRDCPTRTGPAYLAIVSTLLSQPPPLTAHHSTLFISLSVYNMGVEVPSDPAPNGYVSNPHQEKIDEALRYLRSEKQGGEGWENIDTKDGIILEKKYVQGDSSAIPIVRGHGLVKDLSAQALLSTILQPSARHLWDERFASGALLERYGRRTYKFYSVQKGVGWLVSERDIVGVQHVQDGENGAFEVVQTSVEGDPDNSGRVRATLTCAGWSVVPRGNDLEVAYVVKINPNGSIPSAVVGKIVQDIPLAVVNITNFIRNKVVDVEKRHHEIRLIAGDTDEELKIAVDPKLFGGNWSVGVTGDGVAAEKDGDNAVVKVPAGTGRYEVKIDAA, from the exons ATGCGCATACACCTTGATCATTCACGTGTTGCGTCCCACCTCGTGGTGATTGGCTTCCAAGGCCGCGACTGTCCAACCAGAACTG GCCCCGCATACCTCGCGATTGTTTCTACTTTACTCAgccaaccaccaccactcaccGCTCACCACTCCACACTTTTCATATCGCTTTCCGTATACAATATGGGTGTTGAAGTTCCAAGTGATCCCGCTCCAAATGGGTACGTCTCCAACCCGCACCAAGAGAAAATCGACGAGGCGCTCCGGTACCTTCGCTCCGAAAAGCAAGGAGGCGAGGGATGGGAGAACATTG ACACCAAGGATGGCATCATCCTCGAAAAGAAATACGTGCAAGGGGACAGTTCAGCCATCCCTATCGTCAGGGGACACGGCCTCGTCAAGGACCTGTCGGCGCAGGCGCTGCTATCTACCATCCTCCAGCCGTCGGCCCGGCACCTCTGGGACGAGCGCTTCGCTTCCGGTGCACTCCTCGAGCGATACGGACGTAGGACGTACAAGTTCTACAGCGTTCAAAAGGGCGTGGGCTGGCTAGTTAGCGAGCGTGATATTGTAGGCGTGCAGCATGTACAAGACGGGGAGAACGGCGCGTTCGAGGTTGTCCAGACGAGCGTGGAAGGAGATCCGGATAATAGCGGACGGGTGAGGGCTACATTGACCTGTGCTGGGTGGTCGGTTGTTCCGAGGGGGAATGATCTCGAGGTTGCGTATGTCGTCAAGA TCAATCCCAATGGCTCGATTCCAAGCGCTGTGGTGGGCAAGATTGTTCAAGACATCCCGCTCGCAGTGGTAAATATTACGAATTTTATTCGCAACAAGG TGGTTGATGTCGAGAAGAGGCACCACGAGATTAGACTTATTGCGGGGGACACGGATGAAGAACTGAAAATCGCAGTCGATCCCAAGTTGTTTGGCGGTAACTGGAGTGTGGGGGTGACTGGAGATGGAGTGGCGGCGGAGAAGGATGGGGATAACGCGGTGGTCAAGGTTCCCGCCGGTACCGGACGATACGAAGTCAAGATTGATGCAGCTTGA
- a CDS encoding E3 ubiquitin-protein ligase synoviolin: MDVNEDTSFSAESYFETQPPPAGIEEAIQSSGGTTVPLELHVVRFLDNFSAGTRGATSAEYFLKAGYAVIFMHRQFSLQPFSRHYSHTTNPFLDFLELHPPAEGSNGDQPVITVSPSKRTQLAEVLATYQEVHRARTLHTLTFVTINDYLYLLRGISSILKSAGRKGMYYLAAAVSDFFVPRKRLSEHKIQSRKGSLIIEMDQVPKILKPLVEEWTFGGFVVSFKLETDKDLLIPKARAALERYGHQVVIANRLDNRKYEVIFVTRADDGPGSKIPKFKEEVVRLKDNDSEIEEDIVAKLASSHDQWIEGGCAGLTGDHKLLLYGAVSTTLASLAVYTTFSTHSNFYSAVVHLSKSNGSILTLANFMVFVTLMVAKVMQLIFFGPLRTNEVERLYDRTWYFLTESLLAFTIFREDFDAAFVCLFGGLLFVKSFHWILADRVEAMDQQPYPGPPKSFHIRTLALFNLLALVDVVVIGSLAEVILHEGVDGLVLFVSEYAILLASLFNSWLKYLISVYDIYRASRRGGDDAPPWEHKSMYIFYVELLTDFLKLSTYLAFFLTVLTYYGLPLNIIRDVFLTARSFIGRVRDLLRYRAATRDMDHRYPDALPTEMEALGDRTCIICREEMVSRGTAGAGAVTGGPNTTPKKLPCGHIFHFHCLRSWLERQQSCPTCRRTVLESGRPGNAANGNAANANPAAPNPQAGAVPNPPQGAVELFNRVWNAPGQGPQPPAAPAVANGQAPVAPPPPFGQLPPFPWHAGQINQPQWPPQVPRQFQGFNAGGQWYPWGAPPAENERGQRPQNDSTPARTVPSTSGLGLPSSPPPLDRDVTSMQPNSSGPPPPAPTPVRQVITVPNKTPPEAKEGAKSTDSNEIVNNGGPGTSAREAAALAALRRFQAGRSTESLKSPGLSGSKPGSLSATNSMEPKSTPRALSSSPSGSIDLSSRAQNTVQEAAEGADRLERSPTSLEQGVRTQSLPGATSATTSSRTHAPNLIPLYNPGSNTPGHGSNIPSPYFLPSGSSTAPLIDVRQPSAPRSSPYLFGPPSSGPRPPSLPRHGQLPSDVSDSQLRQLDRVTREAIDERLRVLESVQTTVWQCVEELTRLRSSLPDPGLEERRGSTSGLGGGGPIGSTNGSTSSFEAEAFAPNIQVDSTESSDIDVKGKGKGKALADVGDETEDTDVVDTR; the protein is encoded by the exons ATGGACGTCAATGAGGACACCTCATTCTCCGCTGAATCATACTTCGAAACACAACCACCTCCAGCGGGTATAGAGGAGGCTATTCAGTCG AGCGGAGGGACAACCGTCCCTTTGGAGCTTCATGT CGTCAGATTTCTGGACAACTTTAGTGCTG GAACTCGTGGGGCGACATCTGCAGAATACTTTCTGAAAGCTGGATATGCAGTTATATTCATGCATCGGCAGTTCAGTCTCCAGCCGTTCAGTCGGCATTACTCTCACACCACAAACCCCTTCCTCGACTTCCTCGAACTACATCCTCCAGCCGAAGGAAGCAACGGTGACCAACCAGTCATCACTGTCTCGCCTTCAAAACGCACGCAACTCGCAGAAGTACTGGCCACTTATCAAGAGGTCCACCGAGCGAGAACCCTCCATACTCTTACCTTTGTGACAATCAATGACTACCTTTACCTCCTACGAGGAATAAGTAGTATATTAAAGTCGGCAGGACGCAAAGGGATGTATTATCTGGCAGCGGCCGTCAGTGACTTTTTTGTACCAAGAAAACGCTTG TCGGAGCACAAAATCCAGTCGAGAAAGGGGAGCCTCATTATTGAAATGGATCAGGTTCCAAAAATCCTAAAGCCACTTGTGGAGGAATGGACATTTGGAGGGTTTGTAGTATCATTCAAG CTCGAGACAGACAAGGATCTTCTTATACCCAAAGCTCGTGCAGCCTTGGAAAGATACGGTCATCAGGTGGTGATCGCGAATAGGCTTGACAACAGGAAATATGAAGTTATTTTTGTTACACGGGCGGACGATGGACCTGGGAGCAAAATCCCTAAGTTCAAAGAAGAAGTAGTTAGACTGAAGGACAACGACTCGGAAATCGAGGAGGACATTGTTGCGAAACTCGCATCATCCCATGATCAATGGATTGAGGGAGGTTGTGCGGGGTTGACTGGTGACCACAA ACTGCTGCTATATGGTGCTGTTTCGACGACTCTGGCATCATTGGCTGTGTACACCACTTTCAGCACACACAGCAACTTCTACTCGGCCGTAGTCCATTTGTCCAAGAGCAATGGGAGCATACTT ACACTTGCCAATTTCATGGTGTTTGTAACACTAATGGTGGCTAAAGTAATGCAACTCATATTCTTTGGACCATTGCGAACCAATGAAGTCGAG CGTCTCTATGATCGAACTTGGTACTTCCTTACCGAATCCCTGCTCGCATTCACAATATTCCGTGAGGACTTTGATGCAGCCTTTGTGTGTTTATTTGGGGGACTTCTCTTTGTCAAGTCGTTCCATTGGATACTTGCAGATCGAGTCGAGGCG ATGGACCAACAACCTTATCCGGGCCCTCCAAAATCATTTCATATACGTACATTGGCTTTATTCAATCTCCTTGCTCTAGTCGATGTGGTGGTGATAGGTTCTCTTGCCGAGGTGATACTCCATGAGGGGGTCGATGGTCTGGTATTGTTTGTGAGCGAG TATGCCATTCTGTTGGCATCCTTATTCAACTCGTGGCTCAAATACCTTATTTCAGTGTATGATATCTATCGAGCATCACGACGAGGTGGCGATGATGCACCACCCTGGGAGCACAAGTCCATGTACATCTTCTACGTCGAGCTTCTCACGGATTTCCTCAAACTCAGCACTTACCTGGCATTCTTCCTTACCGTACTCACTTACTATGGTCTTCCTCTCAACATTATCCGCGACGTGTTCCTCACGGCCCGCTCCTTTATTGGTCGTGTGCGTGACTTGCTCCGTTACCGGGCCGCAACGAGGGATATGGATCATAGATACCCTGATGCTCTTCCCACCGAAATGGAGGCTCTGGGAGACCGCACCTGCATTATCTGTCGTGAAGAGATGGTTTCGAGAGGTACTGCTGGTGCAGGTGCCGTTACGGGAGGTCCAAATACAACACCGAAGAAACTTCCGTGTGGTCATATTTTCCACTTTCACTGTCTACGTTCTTGGCTTGAAAGACAGCAAAGCTGCCCCACATG CCGGCGAACTGTGTTGGAATCTGGACGACCTGGAAACGCAGCTAATGGGAATGCAGCAAACGCCAATCCTGCCGCGCCCAACCCACAAGCTGGTGCTGTACCCAACCCTCCTCAAGGTGCTGTTGAACTTTTCAATCGTGTGTGGAATGCACCTGGGCAAGGTCCTCAACCACCCGCTGCACCCGCTGTCGCAAACGGACAAGCACCAGTCGCACCCCCTCCGCCTTTTGGACAACTCCCGCCCTTCCCCTGGCACGCTGGTCAAATCAATCAACCTCAGTGGCCCCCTCAGGTACCACGACAGTTCCAGGGCTTCAATGCTGGTGGGCAGTGGTATCCTTGGGGTGCCCCTCCTGCGGAGAACGAACGTGGACAGCGACCGCAAAATGACTCGACCCCTGCCCGAACTGTACCATCAACATCTGGTCTAGGTCTTCCTTCCTCTCCACCACCTCTCGATCGTGACGTTACGTCTATGCAGCCCAATTCTTCTGGACCACCACCCCCAGCGCCAACACCCGTGAGGCAGGTTATAACAGTTCCTAACAAAACTCCGCCAGAAGCCAAAGAGGGCGCGAAGTCTACCGATTCGAATGAGATAGTGAACAATGGTGGACCTGGAACAAGCGCGAGAGAGGCGGCTGCATTGGCAGCTCTACGGAGATTCCAAGCTGGGCGCAGCACTGAATCATTAAAGTCTCCTGGTCTGTCTGGCTCCAAACCTGGCAGTTTATCCGCCACAAATTCAATGGAGCCCAAATCTACTCCTCGAGCATTGTCATCCTCTCCATCTGGGTCTATCGACCTCTCGAGCCGAGCTCAGAACACGGTCCAGGAAGCCGCGGAGGGGGCTGATCGATTAGAAAGATCTCCTACGTCTTTGGAGCAAGGTGTCCGGACCCAATCCCTCCCCGGCGCCACATCAGCCACCACATCCTCTCGAACACATGCACCTAATTTAATTCCGTTGTACAACCCCGGCTCCAACACCCCAGGCCACGgttccaatattccatcgCCATATTTCTTGCCTTCTGGCTCTTCAACCGCGCCCTTGATAGACGTTCGCCAGCCCTCAGCACCCCGTTCGTCACCGTACTTATTCGGGCCTCCTTCCAGCGGTCCTCGTCCACCATCCCTACCCAGGCATGGTCAACTCCCATCAGACGTCTCCGACTCTCAGCTGCGCCAACTCGATCGAGTGACCCGCGAGGCCATTGACGAACGACTTCGGGTCTTGGAAAGTGTACAGACTACAGTGTGGCAATGCGTAGAAGAACTGACAAGGCTCCGAAGCTCACTTCCGGACCCTGGACTAGAGGAACGGCGGGGGTCTACCTCAGGCTTGGGTGGCGGAGGACCTATCGGTAGCACGAATGGAAGCACGTCCAGTTTCGAGGCCGAGGCGTTTGCACCTAATATTCAGGTGGATTCTACAGAGTCATCAGATATAGATGTGAAAGggaagggaaagggaaaggcACTGGCAGACGTAGGGGATGAGACCGAAGATACCGACGTAGTAGACACCCGATGA